One region of Mycobacterium riyadhense genomic DNA includes:
- a CDS encoding PE family protein, with the protein MSFLITTPEVVATAATDLSSIGSAIGAANSAAAASTTEVLAAGADEVSAAVAALFRQHGQAYQALSAQAATFHGQFVQALTAGANSYASAEAAAASPLEALLNLINTPTQLLLGRPLIGNGANGAPGTGQNGGAGGLLYGNGGAGGSGAVGQAGGAGGAAGLFGAGGAGGAGGDAPAGTGGAGGAGGSGGLLWGAGGTGGAGGNGFTGNGGVGGVGGASLLFGSGGVGGAGGGGNTGGGAGGAGGRSGFLELFGTGGAGGVGGFTSDSGSGGAGGVGGAGGLFNNGGAGGAGGFAVEDAIGGAGGAGGAGGILFGNGGAGGTGAMGSSGSDGMAGGAGGTGGAGGLFGSGGAGGAGGDGGLSTDISGVAGAGGAGGDGGAGGLFGSGGSGGTGGAGGNSTGETSTAGIGGVGGAGGAGGLFGPGGSGGTGGAGGNAAGNDSADANGGAGGAGGAGLLFSSGGSGGAGGSSEAIAGAGGAGGAGGLFGSGGSGGTGGSGVDNVAGGAGGAGGNAGMLAGSGGAGGAGGFGNTAGDGGVGGNAGLLYGDGGTGGAGGIAIDANGGAGGRGGNAGLIGSGGTGGAGGATFGAGKAGGVGGVGGNAQLIGNGGNGGNGGASLVPGAGGAGGVGGAGGFFGLSGIDGLSGG; encoded by the coding sequence ATGTCGTTTTTGATCACGACCCCTGAGGTAGTGGCCACAGCGGCGACGGATTTGTCGAGCATCGGGTCGGCGATCGGCGCGGCAAACAGCGCCGCGGCGGCCTCCACCACCGAGGTCCTGGCCGCGGGTGCCGATGAGGTGTCGGCGGCCGTTGCGGCACTGTTTCGGCAGCACGGCCAGGCTTATCAGGCGCTCAGTGCCCAGGCGGCGACATTTCATGGCCAGTTCGTGCAGGCACTGACCGCGGGCGCCAACTCCTACGCCAGCGCGGAGGCCGCCGCGGCGTCGCCGCTGGAGGCATTGCTCAACCTGATCAATACTCCAACCCAGTTGCTGTTGGGGCGACCACTGATCGGCAACGGCGCCAACGGCGCTCCGGGGACGGGGCAAAACGGCGGGGCCGGCGGGTTGTTGTACGGCAACGGTGGAGCTGGAGGGTCCGGCGCCGTCGGCCAAGCCGGCGGCGCCGGTGGGGCAGCAGGGCTTTTCGGCGCCGGCGGCGCCGGCGGCGCCGGCGGCGATGCCCCTGCCGGCACCGGCGGCGCTGGCGGTGCCGGCGGCAGCGGCGGGCTTCTGTGGGGCGCGGGCGGAACCGGTGGGGCCGGCGGTAACGGCTTCACCGGCAACGGCGGAGTCGGCGGGGTTGGCGGCGCTTCTTTGCTGTTCGGGTCTGGAGGCGTCGGCGGCGCAGGCGGGGGCGGTAATACCGGCGGCGGGGCTGGCGGGGCCGGCGGTCGCAGCGGATTCTTAGAACTGTTCGGCACCGGCGGCGCCGGCGGCGTCGGCGGGTTCACCAGCGACAGCGGGTCCGGCGGGGCCGGCGGGGTTGGTGGGGCCGGCGGGCTGTTCAACAACGGCGGCGCCGGCGGAGCCGGCGGATTCGCTGTCGAAGATGCCATCGGCGGAGCGGGCGGAGCCGGCGGAGCCGGCGGCATTCTCTTCGGCAACGGTGGCGCTGGCGGCACCGGCGCCATGGGCAGCTCCGGCTCGGACGGCATGGCTGGCGGCGCTGGCGGGACCGGCGGGGCCGGCGGACTGTTCGGTTCGGGAGGCGCCGGCGGTGCCGGCGGCGACGGCGGGCTCAGCACCGACATCAGCGGTGTCGCCGGTGCCGGCGGTGCCGGCGGCGACGGCGGGGCCGGCGGGCTGTTCGGATCGGGAGGCTCCGGCGGGACCGGCGGGGCCGGCGGGAATAGCACCGGAGAAACCTCAACCGCCGGGATCGGCGGCGTCGGCGGCGCCGGCGGGGCCGGCGGGCTGTTCGGGCCCGGTGGCTCGGGCGGCACCGGCGGGGCCGGCGGGAACGCCGCCGGGAACGACTCGGCGGACGCCAATGGCGGGGCCGGCGGCGCCGGCGGCGCCGGCTTGCTGTTCAGCTCCGGCGGCTCGGGTGGAGCGGGCGGAAGTAGCGAGGCCATTGCGGGCGCCGGCGGCGCCGGCGGGGCCGGCGGACTGTTCGGCTCCGGCGGATCGGGTGGCACCGGCGGATCCGGTGTCGACAATGTCGCCGGCGGTGCCGGCGGAGCGGGCGGCAATGCCGGCATGTTGGCCGGCTCGGGCGGAGCCGGGGGCGCCGGCGGGTTTGGCAATACAGCCGGCGACGGCGGCGTCGGCGGCAATGCCGGCCTGCTCTACGGCGACGGCGGCACTGGCGGTGCCGGTGGGATCGCCATCGACGCCAACGGCGGGGCCGGCGGCCGCGGCGGCAACGCGGGGCTGATCGGCAGCGGCGGCACTGGCGGCGCCGGCGGCGCGACCTTCGGAGCGGGCAAGGCCGGTGGTGTTGGCGGCGTTGGCGGCAACGCCCAACTGATCGGCAACGGCGGTAACGGCGGCAACGGCGGCGCTAGCTTGGTACCCGGTGCCGGTGGAGCCGGCGGCGTCGGCGGTGCCGGCGGGTTCTTCGGCTTGTCTGGAATCGACGGGTTATCGGGTGGCTGA
- a CDS encoding thioredoxin family protein, translated as MTRPRPPIGPAMAGAVDLSGLKQRAQPSPAAADAAGRVPSAGAGAGGPGVTDITEVNFEDEVIVRSDEVPVVVLLWSPRSDVCVDLLDTLTGLATADKGKWWLASVNVDVAPRVAQIFGVQAVPTVVALAAGQPMSSFQGPQPADQLRRWLDSLVSATAGKLKGPRGSEESTEVDPVVAQARRELEAGDFDAAQKSYQAVLDADPGSVEAKAAIRQIEFLTRATAQRPDAVVIADAAPDDLEAALAAADVQILNQDVTAAFERLIALVRRTSGDERTRVRTRLIELFELFDPADPEVIAGRRNLANALY; from the coding sequence GTGACGCGTCCGCGACCCCCGATCGGGCCTGCAATGGCTGGTGCGGTCGACCTGTCCGGCCTCAAGCAACGAGCCCAACCAAGCCCAGCGGCGGCTGACGCAGCGGGTCGGGTGCCGTCGGCAGGGGCCGGCGCGGGTGGCCCTGGTGTCACCGACATCACCGAGGTCAACTTTGAAGACGAGGTGATCGTCCGGTCCGACGAGGTGCCGGTGGTGGTCTTGCTGTGGTCACCGCGCAGTGATGTGTGCGTCGACCTGCTTGACACGCTGACCGGCCTGGCCACAGCCGACAAGGGCAAGTGGTGGTTGGCGTCGGTCAACGTCGACGTTGCGCCTCGAGTGGCCCAGATATTCGGCGTCCAAGCGGTTCCGACCGTGGTGGCATTGGCTGCAGGACAGCCGATGTCGAGCTTCCAGGGGCCCCAGCCCGCCGATCAGCTACGGCGCTGGCTGGACTCCCTGGTTTCGGCGACGGCCGGAAAGCTCAAGGGCCCAAGGGGTTCCGAGGAGTCAACCGAAGTCGATCCAGTCGTCGCACAGGCGAGACGGGAACTCGAGGCGGGAGACTTCGACGCCGCGCAGAAGTCATATCAGGCGGTATTGGACGCGGATCCGGGCAGCGTCGAAGCGAAGGCGGCCATCCGGCAGATCGAATTCCTCACGCGCGCAACTGCGCAGCGGCCTGATGCCGTCGTGATCGCCGACGCCGCACCGGACGACCTCGAAGCCGCGTTGGCCGCAGCCGACGTGCAAATCCTCAACCAGGATGTCACTGCGGCGTTCGAACGCCTGATTGCGTTGGTGCGCCGCACATCTGGCGACGAGCGCACCAGAGTGCGCACCCGGCTGATCGAGCTGTTCGAGCTCTTCGACCCCGCGGACCCCGAGGTGATCGCGGGCCGGCGCAACCTCGCCAACGCGCTTTACTAA
- a CDS encoding acetyl-CoA C-acetyltransferase: MTTSVIVAGARTPIGKLMGSLKDFSATDLGAIAIKGALVKANVPASLVEYVIMGQVLTAGAGQMPARQAAVAAGIGWDVPALTINKMCLSGIDAIALADQLIRAGEFDVVVAGGQESMTKAPHLLMDSRSGYKYGDVTVLDHMAYDGLHDVFTDQPMGALTEQRNDIDMFTRREQDEYAARSHQKAAAAWKDGVFTDEVVTVNIPQRKGDPLQFSEDEGIRANTTADSLAALKPAFRKEGTITAGSASQISDGAAAVVVMNKEKAQELGLTWLAEIGAHGVVAGPDSTLQSQPANAIKKALHREGISVDQLDVIEINEAFAAVALASTKELGVNPEIVNVNGGAIAVGHPIGMSGARITLHVALELARRGSGYGVAALCGAGGQGDALILRAG, translated from the coding sequence ATGACGACGTCGGTGATCGTTGCTGGAGCCCGGACGCCGATAGGCAAGCTAATGGGTTCGCTCAAGGATTTCAGCGCCACCGATCTGGGCGCCATTGCGATTAAGGGCGCTCTGGTGAAGGCGAACGTGCCGGCGTCCTTGGTCGAGTACGTGATCATGGGTCAGGTGCTCACCGCGGGAGCGGGCCAAATGCCTGCGCGCCAGGCGGCAGTCGCCGCTGGTATTGGCTGGGATGTGCCGGCGCTGACCATCAACAAAATGTGTCTGTCCGGCATCGACGCCATCGCCCTTGCTGACCAGCTCATTCGGGCCGGGGAGTTCGATGTCGTGGTGGCCGGTGGGCAGGAGTCCATGACGAAGGCGCCCCACCTGTTGATGGATAGCCGGTCGGGCTACAAGTACGGAGACGTCACGGTCTTGGACCACATGGCCTATGACGGCCTGCACGATGTGTTCACCGACCAGCCGATGGGCGCTCTGACGGAGCAACGCAACGATATCGACATGTTCACCCGCCGGGAACAGGACGAATACGCTGCGCGGTCGCACCAGAAAGCGGCCGCGGCATGGAAGGATGGCGTGTTCACCGACGAAGTGGTCACGGTGAATATCCCGCAGCGCAAGGGTGATCCACTGCAGTTCAGCGAAGACGAGGGTATTCGCGCCAACACCACCGCGGACTCACTGGCAGCGCTTAAGCCGGCGTTTCGCAAGGAGGGCACCATTACCGCCGGCTCGGCGTCGCAGATTTCCGACGGTGCGGCCGCGGTTGTGGTGATGAACAAGGAAAAAGCCCAGGAGCTGGGCCTGACGTGGCTGGCCGAGATCGGTGCGCACGGCGTGGTGGCAGGGCCGGATTCCACCCTGCAATCGCAGCCGGCCAACGCGATCAAGAAGGCACTGCACCGCGAGGGCATCTCGGTCGACCAGCTCGATGTCATCGAGATCAATGAAGCGTTCGCCGCGGTGGCGCTCGCCTCGACCAAGGAACTTGGGGTAAATCCCGAGATTGTCAACGTCAACGGGGGCGCGATCGCCGTCGGGCATCCAATCGGTATGTCGGGAGCGCGAATTACTTTGCATGTAGCGCTGGAGCTGGCGCGCCGCGGCTCGGGCTACGGGGTGGCGGCGCTGTGCGGTGCCGGCGGCCAGGGCGATGCGCTGATCCTGCGGGCGGGTTAA
- the mce gene encoding methylmalonyl-CoA epimerase yields MMTTDQVDARHVLATALVTGLDHVGIAVADLDAAIEWYHDHLGMILVHEEVNDDQKIREAMLAVPGSTAQIQLMAPSDDSSTIAKFLDKRGPGIQQLACRVSDLDTLCQRLRSQGVRLVYEAARRGTANSRINFIHPKDAGGVLIELVEPAR; encoded by the coding sequence GTGATGACGACTGATCAAGTTGACGCGCGTCACGTTCTGGCCACCGCTCTGGTGACCGGTCTGGATCATGTCGGCATCGCCGTCGCCGACCTCGATGCTGCGATTGAGTGGTATCACGACCACCTGGGCATGATCCTGGTGCACGAGGAAGTTAACGACGATCAGAAGATCCGCGAGGCGATGCTGGCGGTGCCAGGATCCACCGCGCAGATCCAGTTGATGGCACCTAGCGACGACTCGTCGACGATCGCCAAGTTTCTGGACAAGCGCGGACCGGGCATCCAACAGCTGGCATGCCGGGTCAGCGATCTCGACACCCTGTGCCAGCGATTGCGTAGCCAAGGCGTTCGGCTGGTCTATGAGGCCGCCCGCCGCGGAACCGCGAATTCACGGATCAACTTCATCCATCCGAAGGACGCCGGCGGAGTTCTGATCGAATTGGTCGAACCGGCGCGCTAG
- a CDS encoding TetR/AcrR family transcriptional regulator, whose protein sequence is MQPPAELPVTSRRPGGRSARIRSAVISATLEELAESGYSGVSPEGVATRAGVHKTTIYRRWRTKVALVLDAMLHQAEQTVAVPDTGSLRGDLMELARRSVAIQTSPAGVAVVRAVAGESPANPELAAASSQFWTERLRLDRTIVERARARGEIDARAASRPVIEALLAPLYFRLLVTGEPLNDDFIEGVVELVFAACVDVQAD, encoded by the coding sequence GTGCAGCCACCAGCGGAACTGCCCGTCACGTCACGGCGGCCCGGAGGGCGTAGTGCGCGCATCCGTTCGGCGGTGATCTCGGCAACCCTCGAGGAACTGGCCGAAAGCGGCTACTCCGGCGTCAGCCCGGAAGGCGTCGCGACGCGCGCCGGCGTCCACAAGACCACGATCTACCGGCGTTGGCGCACCAAGGTGGCGCTTGTCCTCGACGCCATGCTGCACCAAGCGGAGCAAACCGTCGCCGTTCCCGACACCGGTTCCTTGCGCGGAGACCTGATGGAGCTAGCCCGCCGCTCCGTCGCGATCCAGACCTCGCCCGCCGGCGTCGCCGTGGTCCGTGCCGTCGCCGGTGAGTCGCCGGCCAATCCCGAATTGGCCGCCGCGAGCAGCCAATTTTGGACCGAACGGCTGCGGCTGGACCGCACCATCGTCGAACGGGCAAGGGCCCGTGGCGAGATCGATGCGCGGGCAGCGTCCCGACCTGTGATCGAAGCGTTGCTCGCCCCACTCTACTTCCGGCTGCTGGTCACCGGTGAGCCGCTGAACGACGACTTCATCGAGGGTGTCGTCGAGCTGGTATTCGCAGCCTGTGTTGACGTGCAGGCCGACTAA
- a CDS encoding IS1634 family transposase: MILGVPRNTGKAHVVRVKKTHVDKQGHERVYESVLLRRTYRDGAKVRNETVANLSMLPPQAVDAIEATLKGHTLVPAGSEFSKSRSLPHGDVAAVAAMARKLELAAVLGPPCRARDIVLALIISRVVRPKSKLSTLSWWPNTTLGVDLGVAEASTDEIYAGMDWLADRQDRIEKKLAAKHLNESVNPGRMALFDLTSSWVTGRCCELAARGYSRDGKKGCEQIEYGVLTDPEGRPVAVRVFSGATADPTAFTQIVQVIKDKLAIQRLVLVGDRGMITTARIDALRELNDNPDTPTAFDWITALRAPAIAKLARDDGPLQMSLFDTQDLAEITHPDYPGERLIACRNPALAAERARKRHDLLAATEKELAHIAQRVTKATLSGADKIGIAVGKVSGKFKVGKLFHLTITDTEFTYHRDQAAIDAQAALDGIYVLRTSVNTKVLDPAAVVEGYKNLANIERDFRIIKTDDLDLRPIHHRLEDRVKAHVLICMLACYLIWHLRKAWAPLTFTDETPPHRDNPVAPAQRSPAAHAKASTKHDAAGNPVRSFRDLLNHLATLTRDRIRYHQTNIEIDKLTEPTPTQRRAFDLIDAPIPLTIAA, from the coding sequence ATGATTCTTGGTGTGCCACGCAATACCGGCAAAGCTCACGTAGTCAGAGTTAAGAAGACTCACGTGGATAAGCAAGGCCACGAGCGCGTCTATGAGTCTGTACTGTTGCGCCGCACCTACCGAGACGGGGCCAAGGTGCGCAACGAGACCGTGGCCAACCTGTCGATGCTGCCGCCGCAGGCCGTCGATGCGATCGAGGCGACGCTGAAGGGCCACACGCTGGTGCCGGCCGGCTCCGAGTTCAGCAAGTCCCGGTCGCTGCCACACGGGGACGTGGCGGCGGTGGCCGCGATGGCGCGCAAGCTCGAGCTGGCCGCAGTGCTGGGCCCGCCGTGCCGAGCCCGCGATATCGTGCTCGCGTTGATCATCTCGCGGGTGGTGCGGCCCAAGTCGAAGCTGTCCACCCTGTCGTGGTGGCCCAACACCACCCTCGGCGTCGATTTGGGGGTGGCCGAGGCCTCCACCGACGAGATCTACGCCGGGATGGACTGGCTGGCCGACCGACAGGATAGGATCGAAAAGAAGCTGGCGGCAAAGCATTTAAACGAGTCGGTGAACCCGGGCCGGATGGCGTTGTTCGACCTGACTTCCTCGTGGGTGACCGGCCGATGCTGCGAGCTGGCCGCGCGCGGCTACTCCCGCGACGGCAAGAAGGGCTGCGAGCAGATCGAATACGGGGTGCTCACCGACCCTGAGGGCCGCCCGGTCGCGGTGCGCGTGTTTTCCGGTGCCACCGCCGACCCGACCGCGTTCACCCAGATCGTGCAGGTGATCAAGGACAAGCTCGCCATCCAGCGGCTGGTGCTGGTCGGCGATCGCGGCATGATCACCACCGCCCGCATCGACGCGCTGCGCGAACTCAACGACAACCCCGACACCCCAACCGCCTTCGATTGGATCACCGCGCTACGCGCACCCGCGATCGCCAAACTCGCCCGCGACGACGGGCCGCTGCAGATGAGCCTGTTCGATACCCAGGACCTCGCCGAGATCACCCACCCCGACTACCCCGGTGAACGGCTGATCGCCTGCCGCAACCCCGCCCTGGCCGCCGAACGTGCCCGCAAACGCCACGACCTGCTGGCTGCCACCGAGAAGGAACTGGCCCACATCGCCCAACGCGTCACCAAAGCCACCCTGTCCGGCGCCGACAAGATCGGCATCGCAGTCGGCAAGGTCAGCGGAAAATTCAAGGTGGGCAAGCTCTTCCACCTCACGATCACCGACACCGAGTTCACCTACCACCGCGACCAGGCCGCCATCGACGCCCAAGCCGCCCTCGACGGCATCTACGTGCTGCGCACCAGCGTCAACACCAAGGTCCTCGACCCCGCCGCCGTGGTGGAGGGTTACAAAAACCTCGCCAACATCGAACGCGACTTTCGCATCATCAAGACCGACGACCTCGACCTACGCCCCATCCACCACCGCCTCGAGGACCGCGTCAAAGCCCACGTGCTGATCTGCATGCTGGCCTGCTACCTCATCTGGCACCTGCGCAAGGCCTGGGCGCCACTGACATTCACCGACGAAACACCGCCGCATCGGGACAACCCCGTCGCCCCCGCGCAGCGCTCCCCAGCCGCACACGCCAAAGCCTCCACCAAACACGACGCGGCTGGCAACCCGGTACGAAGCTTCCGCGACCTGCTCAATCACCTGGCCACCCTCACCCGCGACCGGATCCGCTACCACCAGACCAACATCGAAATCGACAAACTCACCGAGCCCACCCCCACCCAGCGCCGCGCCTTCGACCTCATTGACGCTCCGATCCCCCTCACCATCGCCGCGTAG
- a CDS encoding nitroreductase/quinone reductase family protein, whose protein sequence is MKRYQQAGAFPRLIRRTAGTRPMAWLYGHIQEPLDRFVCRLSSGRTTLTSLLGDVDTTILTTTGAKSGLPRTHVVLGMPDGERVIVVASNYGRGRHPAWYYNLIANPRASIEIDGVTRDVVAQRLTGEERERYYQRSVDIYPGFDLYRRRANREIQVLALDPVEL, encoded by the coding sequence ATGAAGCGCTACCAGCAGGCCGGTGCGTTTCCGCGGTTGATCAGGCGGACGGCAGGGACACGTCCGATGGCGTGGCTCTACGGCCACATCCAGGAGCCGCTCGATCGCTTCGTCTGCCGACTCAGTTCGGGCCGGACGACACTGACCTCGTTGCTCGGCGACGTCGACACCACGATCCTCACCACGACCGGCGCAAAGAGCGGCTTGCCGCGAACGCACGTCGTGCTCGGGATGCCCGATGGCGAGCGAGTGATCGTTGTGGCGTCCAATTACGGTCGTGGTCGCCACCCAGCCTGGTATTACAACCTCATCGCCAACCCCCGCGCCTCCATCGAGATCGACGGTGTCACCCGCGACGTTGTGGCTCAACGACTGACTGGCGAGGAGCGGGAACGCTACTACCAAAGAAGCGTCGATATCTATCCAGGATTCGACCTTTACCGCCGTCGGGCAAACCGCGAAATCCAAGTGCTCGCACTCGATCCCGTGGAACTCTAA